The following are from one region of the Polyangiaceae bacterium genome:
- a CDS encoding HEAT repeat domain-containing protein, producing the protein MANDSNRKWTTQRRAVFAAGALSLALLPSLLLGVDAGAQEGTQRLSPRERVLAQMAKDPAALINVSYGEMPSSPDVLNLGRRGTAALARCLQDNANTDVRSECARLLRALGDRSALPNLRAALADWEPSVRYEVIQALESMPDEESFEPLYKLYQRDDESPSNRMAIVDALGALGSQRAVRVLRSELRKAPKKDETDNRGRVYSALWRSRHLMARQTLIGDVAYVLGLKDNDWLVLQGTESAAELQAKQLVNKLTPLMGHRNEEVRNKAVYALGKIGDPTATRALIGHLPKVREARMLNNIAFALERLDPKAFFPAIEKLAAHKQAVIRLNAAFVLGDVKRPEGLPMLQKSLGDPSDFVRTSAIVALGKLAEPKAIPSLEKFTDDANPTIREEAIYAVNKLSGDKKQDLIYKQLYASKDAERRPQMRERAAVTLGKLGDTRVRNYLLGCFERYQCDLRDIREFASQDKDPRTAGRLLLSWARGRSVLTGLLGDLKPAGGVAVANSAFDEAMAHRAYGNAQRSTLLIADLGDKSSKQRLDTVKGHKQTWIRLYTGVARLRLGESVAVSELMRDYDNLPVDWLDSALNLFATIKEDSARKALQPELEKRSKAPDLEPAMAAAAILLSWDPEQGFFRMLDGLSSKSTEERELAYFYLATDDSKKLTFVMRRALSREQRPFTRDQLRVILDNRG; encoded by the coding sequence ATGGCAAACGACTCCAATCGCAAGTGGACCACCCAGCGCCGCGCCGTGTTCGCCGCGGGCGCGCTGTCTCTAGCCTTGCTGCCGAGCCTGCTGCTGGGCGTCGACGCGGGCGCCCAGGAGGGCACGCAGCGGCTCTCCCCTCGAGAGCGCGTGCTAGCGCAGATGGCGAAGGACCCCGCAGCGCTGATCAACGTGAGCTACGGGGAGATGCCCTCGAGCCCAGACGTGTTGAACCTAGGGAGGCGGGGCACGGCAGCTCTGGCGCGCTGCCTGCAGGACAACGCCAACACCGACGTCCGCAGCGAGTGTGCACGCTTGCTGCGAGCGCTGGGCGATCGCTCCGCACTGCCCAATCTCCGCGCGGCACTGGCCGACTGGGAACCGAGCGTCCGCTACGAGGTGATTCAAGCCCTCGAGTCGATGCCTGATGAGGAGTCGTTCGAGCCGCTCTACAAGCTCTATCAGCGCGACGATGAGTCTCCCAGCAATCGCATGGCGATCGTCGACGCCCTCGGCGCCCTAGGAAGTCAGCGTGCGGTTCGCGTGTTGCGCTCGGAACTGCGCAAAGCGCCCAAGAAGGACGAGACGGATAACCGCGGGCGCGTCTACTCCGCGCTGTGGCGTAGTCGTCACCTGATGGCGCGGCAGACCCTGATCGGCGACGTCGCGTACGTGCTCGGCTTGAAGGACAACGACTGGCTCGTGCTTCAGGGCACGGAGTCCGCGGCGGAGCTCCAGGCCAAGCAGCTGGTGAACAAGCTGACGCCGCTGATGGGCCACCGCAACGAAGAGGTGCGCAACAAGGCCGTCTATGCCCTAGGTAAGATCGGCGACCCCACGGCGACCCGCGCGTTGATTGGGCACCTCCCCAAGGTGCGCGAAGCGCGCATGTTGAACAACATCGCCTTCGCCCTCGAGCGCCTCGACCCGAAGGCGTTTTTCCCTGCCATTGAGAAGCTCGCGGCTCACAAGCAAGCGGTGATTCGCCTGAACGCCGCGTTCGTGCTCGGCGATGTGAAGCGCCCCGAAGGCCTGCCGATGCTCCAGAAGTCCCTCGGCGACCCCAGCGACTTCGTGCGCACGAGCGCCATCGTGGCGCTGGGCAAGCTGGCAGAGCCGAAGGCGATCCCAAGTCTCGAGAAGTTCACCGACGACGCCAACCCGACTATCCGCGAGGAAGCGATCTACGCCGTCAACAAGCTGTCCGGGGATAAGAAGCAGGACCTGATCTACAAGCAGCTCTACGCCTCGAAGGACGCCGAGCGCCGCCCCCAGATGCGTGAACGCGCCGCGGTGACCTTGGGCAAGCTCGGCGACACCCGAGTGCGGAACTACCTGCTCGGTTGCTTCGAACGCTACCAGTGCGATCTGCGAGACATTCGCGAGTTCGCGAGTCAGGACAAGGACCCGCGCACCGCTGGGCGCCTGCTCCTTAGCTGGGCGCGCGGCAGGAGCGTGCTGACTGGCTTGCTCGGCGACTTGAAGCCCGCTGGCGGTGTCGCCGTCGCCAACTCCGCCTTCGACGAGGCCATGGCGCATCGCGCCTATGGCAACGCTCAGCGGAGCACACTCTTGATCGCCGACTTGGGCGACAAGAGCAGCAAACAACGCCTGGACACGGTGAAGGGCCACAAGCAGACGTGGATCCGCTTGTACACCGGTGTCGCGCGGCTGCGCCTGGGGGAGAGCGTAGCGGTGTCCGAGCTGATGCGGGACTACGACAACCTACCGGTGGACTGGCTGGACAGCGCGCTCAACCTGTTTGCCACCATCAAGGAAGATTCCGCCCGGAAAGCGCTCCAGCCCGAACTCGAGAAGCGCTCCAAGGCGCCGGATCTCGAGCCTGCGATGGCCGCCGCTGCCATCTTGCTGAGCTGGGACCCGGAGCAGGGCTTCTTCCGCATGCTGGACGGCCTGTCTTCCAAGAGCACCGAGGAGCGGGAGCTCGCCTACTTCTACCTCGCCACCGACGACTCGAAGAAGCTCACCTTCGTCATGCGGCGCGCGCTGAGCCGCGAACAGCGGCCTTTCACCCGTGACCAGCTCCGGGTCATCCTCGACAACCGCGGCTGA
- a CDS encoding sigma 54-interacting transcriptional regulator, whose amino-acid sequence MVAPVEDLRQLAALAVRPEAFQDLLEGVLGSLASVIPYDLAVMYALQGDELVVRAADGPLATAEVRHHSLTLKRFPTIRRALNTRRAIALTEDHHAGDEGDPYDGVLDLPHGHSCMVIPLYSREKSLGLITLDRRECVPYSKESAALADVYGQLVSLAMMFAEQASLLARYRAQLEQQNRLLVEEAGGASVACRRIETSRSGAMRHLSTLAQQVAASDLPVLIRGETGSGKEVLANAVHGWSPRVDSPFVKVNCAAIPENLVESELFGHVKGAFSGAVKERPGRFVTANGGTLLLDEIGDMPLAAQAKLLRVLQEGSFEPLGSDRTVRVDVRVIAASHVDLERAIRDGRFREDLYYRLAAFPLDIPPLRERREDVVILAEDILEQLKGRQGRGPWQLSRAAKQELESRPWPGNVRELANALERATIVQPMGVLEPVHLGPALGASAKALLPANSAVTQGAAAKPARVMTFEENERAHLERALSVTQGKIYGPDGAAKLLGLKPTTLQSKLKKHGIQKGA is encoded by the coding sequence ATGGTCGCTCCAGTCGAAGATCTCCGTCAGCTTGCCGCACTCGCGGTTCGCCCCGAGGCCTTTCAGGACCTGCTCGAGGGGGTGCTCGGATCGCTAGCGAGTGTCATCCCGTACGACCTCGCCGTCATGTACGCTCTGCAAGGCGACGAGCTCGTCGTACGGGCCGCCGACGGGCCGCTTGCCACCGCTGAGGTGCGACATCACTCGCTCACCCTGAAGCGTTTCCCCACGATACGTCGAGCGCTAAATACGCGCAGGGCGATCGCCCTCACGGAAGACCACCACGCTGGCGACGAAGGCGACCCCTACGACGGGGTGTTGGACTTGCCCCATGGTCACAGCTGCATGGTGATCCCGCTCTACTCCCGGGAGAAGAGCCTTGGCTTGATCACCTTGGACCGCCGCGAGTGCGTGCCCTACTCGAAAGAGAGCGCAGCGCTTGCGGACGTCTACGGGCAACTGGTGAGCCTGGCCATGATGTTCGCGGAGCAGGCCAGTCTGCTTGCCCGCTACCGCGCTCAGCTCGAGCAGCAAAATCGCTTGTTGGTCGAGGAAGCGGGCGGAGCCAGCGTGGCGTGTCGACGCATCGAGACCTCGCGCTCCGGCGCGATGCGGCACCTGTCCACTCTGGCCCAACAGGTTGCAGCGTCGGACCTCCCCGTCTTAATCCGCGGAGAAACGGGGAGCGGCAAGGAGGTGCTCGCAAACGCAGTCCACGGTTGGAGCCCCCGCGTCGACAGCCCGTTCGTAAAAGTGAACTGCGCAGCGATCCCCGAAAACCTGGTGGAGAGTGAGCTGTTCGGCCACGTAAAGGGCGCGTTCTCCGGGGCGGTCAAGGAGCGCCCTGGGCGCTTCGTGACCGCGAACGGCGGCACACTGCTGCTGGACGAAATCGGGGATATGCCCCTGGCGGCGCAAGCCAAGCTGCTGCGCGTGCTCCAGGAGGGCAGCTTCGAACCTCTCGGCTCCGACCGGACGGTTCGGGTCGACGTGCGAGTGATCGCTGCGAGCCACGTTGACCTGGAGCGCGCGATACGTGACGGACGCTTCCGCGAGGATTTATACTACCGCCTCGCGGCCTTTCCCCTGGACATCCCTCCCCTGCGCGAGCGCCGGGAGGATGTGGTGATTCTGGCGGAGGACATCCTCGAGCAGCTGAAGGGCCGACAAGGTCGAGGTCCCTGGCAGCTCAGCCGAGCCGCGAAGCAAGAGCTCGAGTCTCGACCCTGGCCAGGTAATGTGCGGGAGCTCGCCAATGCCCTCGAGCGCGCCACAATCGTTCAACCGATGGGTGTGCTCGAACCAGTCCACCTTGGCCCTGCGCTCGGCGCGAGCGCGAAAGCACTCCTGCCCGCGAATTCTGCAGTCACCCAGGGAGCTGCCGCGAAGCCTGCGCGAGTCATGACTTTCGAAGAGAACGAACGCGCCCATTTGGAGCGTGCGCTCAGCGTGACCCAGGGCAAGATCTACGGACCGGACGGAGCCGCCAAGCTGCTCGGTCTGAAGCCGACCACGCTCCAGAGCAAACTCAAGAAGCACGGGATCCAGAAGGGAGCGTAG
- a CDS encoding dihydrolipoyl dehydrogenase: MRLVSQTNLSVDVAVIGAGTAGLAAYRAAKAEGAKVVLIEGGPYGTTCARVGCMPSKLLIAAAEAAHHAGRAEAFGVSVGRVEVDGRRVMERVRRERDRFVSFVVRDSLAIPEADRLRGFARFENQRTLQVSDSESRLHARVEARAVVIATGSTPVVLPMFEGLGDRLVVNDDVFEWEDLPKSVAVFGPGVIGLELGQALSRLGVRVRMFGVGGLIGPVTDPKIREEATRIFSQEFPLDTDSKVHSLRRVLDQVEIDFDWAGERRTERFDYVLTATGRRPNLDRLGLERTGVSRDARGVPLFDPRTLQVLESRIFLAGDVNNVRPLLHEASDEGRIAGANAARFPNCTYGALSDVRPELAPQRRSALSVVFSDPQIAIIGSSWKDLEAAREENRVIVGEVSFEDQGRSRVMLVNQGRLRLYADARDGRLLGAEMIGPRAEHIAHLLSWAHQQQQTVIDLLCMPFYHPVIEEGLRTALRDAAKQLEDRAGLRRRCA, from the coding sequence ATGCGACTCGTGAGCCAAACGAACCTGAGCGTTGATGTCGCGGTGATTGGAGCAGGGACCGCTGGACTCGCTGCCTACCGCGCGGCGAAGGCCGAAGGCGCCAAGGTGGTGCTGATCGAGGGAGGTCCGTACGGGACGACCTGCGCGCGTGTCGGGTGCATGCCGAGCAAGCTACTGATTGCCGCAGCAGAGGCCGCGCACCATGCCGGCCGCGCAGAGGCCTTCGGTGTTTCCGTGGGGCGAGTCGAGGTGGATGGCCGAAGGGTGATGGAGCGCGTGCGCCGGGAGCGCGATCGCTTCGTGAGCTTCGTGGTGCGTGACTCCCTGGCGATTCCGGAAGCGGACCGCTTGCGTGGCTTTGCACGCTTCGAGAACCAGCGCACCCTGCAGGTGAGCGACTCGGAGTCGCGGCTGCATGCTCGAGTGGAGGCGCGAGCGGTGGTCATCGCAACTGGTTCGACGCCGGTGGTGCTGCCCATGTTCGAGGGCCTGGGCGATCGACTGGTCGTGAACGATGATGTGTTCGAGTGGGAAGATCTGCCCAAGTCGGTCGCCGTGTTCGGACCGGGCGTGATCGGCTTGGAACTCGGGCAAGCTTTGAGTCGCCTCGGGGTCAGGGTGCGCATGTTCGGCGTAGGCGGGCTGATAGGGCCCGTGACCGATCCAAAAATCCGCGAGGAAGCGACGCGGATCTTTTCTCAGGAGTTCCCCCTCGACACGGACTCGAAGGTGCACTCGCTGAGGCGAGTCCTCGATCAGGTCGAAATCGACTTCGATTGGGCGGGCGAGCGTCGCACCGAGCGTTTTGACTACGTCTTGACAGCCACCGGACGGCGACCGAACTTGGACCGCCTCGGCTTGGAGCGCACTGGTGTCAGCCGCGACGCGCGCGGTGTGCCGTTGTTCGACCCGCGCACGCTGCAGGTACTGGAGAGCCGCATCTTCCTGGCGGGGGATGTGAACAACGTGCGCCCCTTGCTGCACGAGGCCTCGGACGAAGGCCGCATAGCCGGCGCCAACGCCGCCCGCTTTCCCAACTGTACCTACGGAGCGCTCTCCGATGTGCGCCCGGAGCTCGCTCCGCAACGGCGCAGCGCTCTCAGCGTGGTGTTCAGCGACCCCCAGATCGCGATCATCGGATCCTCATGGAAAGACCTCGAGGCGGCTCGCGAAGAGAACCGCGTGATCGTCGGCGAGGTGAGCTTCGAGGACCAAGGTCGAAGCCGAGTGATGCTGGTGAACCAGGGGCGCTTGAGGCTCTACGCCGACGCGCGAGACGGCCGCCTCCTGGGGGCCGAGATGATCGGCCCACGCGCGGAACACATCGCCCACCTGCTCAGTTGGGCTCATCAACAGCAGCAAACGGTCATCGATCTACTTTGCATGCCCTTCTATCACCCCGTCATCGAAGAGGGGCTCCGCACCGCACTGAGAGACGCAGCCAAGCAACTCGAAGACCGTGCTGGTCTTCGTCGCCGCTGCGCCTGA
- a CDS encoding glutathione peroxidase, with the protein MKNSEGQKVPEVTFRTREGSAWKDVTTQEIFAGKTVVVFSLPGAFTPTCSSNHVPRYNELAPVFKAKGVDEIVCMSVNDGFVMQAWQVDQQAHNVRFIPDGNGEFTQGLGLLVDKRNLGFGQRSWRYSMLVKDGVIVKQFVEPERDGDPFEVSDAETMLRYLDEKVELPHDVLMISRPGCSFCDQAKSMLESRGIEFDEVSANPRRLKAVSGKTTTPQIFIDGEYVGGAAELETWLAQHK; encoded by the coding sequence ATGAAGAACAGCGAAGGACAGAAAGTACCCGAAGTCACCTTTCGTACCCGTGAAGGTTCCGCGTGGAAAGATGTGACCACACAGGAGATCTTCGCAGGAAAGACCGTGGTCGTCTTTTCCCTGCCGGGTGCCTTCACCCCCACGTGTTCCAGCAACCACGTGCCGCGCTACAACGAGCTGGCGCCGGTGTTCAAGGCCAAGGGCGTCGATGAAATCGTCTGCATGTCAGTGAACGATGGCTTCGTCATGCAAGCGTGGCAGGTAGACCAGCAGGCGCACAATGTCCGTTTCATTCCCGACGGCAACGGCGAGTTTACTCAGGGCCTTGGGCTGCTGGTGGACAAGCGCAACCTAGGCTTTGGGCAGCGCTCTTGGCGCTACTCGATGCTCGTCAAGGATGGCGTGATCGTGAAGCAGTTCGTGGAGCCGGAGAGGGATGGCGACCCCTTCGAGGTGTCCGACGCCGAGACGATGCTGCGCTACCTCGACGAGAAGGTGGAGCTCCCCCACGACGTGCTGATGATCTCACGGCCGGGCTGCAGCTTCTGTGATCAGGCAAAGTCGATGCTGGAGAGCCGCGGCATCGAGTTCGATGAGGTCTCGGCGAACCCGCGGCGTCTGAAGGCGGTGAGCGGAAAGACCACCACTCCTCAGATCTTCATCGACGGCGAGTACGTCGGTGGAGCCGCCGAGCTGGAGACCTGGCTCGCGCAGCATAAGTAG
- the pncA gene encoding bifunctional nicotinamidase/pyrazinamidase, whose product MQALLLIDLQNDFMPTGSLPVAAGDSVVPVANRIIDALRGSAIIVATQDWHPANHGSFASQHAGKSPGELVKLGGVDQVLWPDHCVQLSHGAQLHTQLDKRSIQKLFYKGTDVGIDSYSAFFDNGHQRATGLGEWLRQRGVREIVTLGLATDFCVKFSVLDALELEFGVTLVSDGCRGVNLEAGDSERAITEMAERGARVVESSALLKA is encoded by the coding sequence ATGCAAGCGCTTCTACTCATCGACCTCCAGAACGACTTCATGCCCACCGGTTCGCTGCCAGTAGCTGCTGGGGACAGCGTGGTGCCCGTCGCTAATCGCATCATCGACGCGCTTCGCGGCAGCGCCATCATCGTCGCTACCCAGGACTGGCACCCAGCGAATCACGGAAGCTTTGCTTCACAGCACGCTGGCAAGTCTCCGGGGGAGCTGGTGAAACTAGGCGGCGTCGATCAAGTGCTCTGGCCTGACCACTGCGTGCAGCTGAGTCACGGCGCGCAACTCCACACTCAGCTCGATAAACGCAGCATTCAGAAGCTCTTCTACAAGGGCACCGACGTCGGCATCGACTCCTACAGCGCGTTCTTCGACAACGGACACCAACGCGCGACGGGCCTCGGCGAATGGCTGCGTCAACGGGGCGTACGCGAAATCGTCACCCTAGGCTTGGCCACAGACTTCTGTGTGAAGTTCAGCGTCCTCGACGCGCTGGAGCTCGAGTTCGGCGTGACCCTGGTCAGCGATGGCTGCCGTGGCGTCAACCTGGAGGCCGGGGACAGCGAGCGCGCCATCACGGAAATGGCAGAGCGCGGCGCTCGAGTGGTCGAGTCGTCCGCGTTGCTCAAAGCGTAG
- a CDS encoding NUDIX hydrolase, whose protein sequence is MSYTYEYPRPALTVDCVVFGLDEDDLKVLLVQRAGEPFRGSWALPGGFVDMEETTDQAALRELEEETGVRDVYLEQLYTFSGVDRDPRERVVSVAYYALVKLSEHAVRAATDASDAAWFSVEEATKLAFDHDEIVATARERLRGKVRYQPIGFELLPEKFTLTQLQRLYEIVLDTELDKRNFRKKILAMDLLRSLDEVEKGVAHRAARLYRFDQRRYKQLVKRGFNFEL, encoded by the coding sequence ATGAGCTACACCTACGAATACCCTCGCCCAGCGCTGACCGTCGACTGCGTCGTCTTCGGCCTCGACGAGGACGACCTGAAGGTGCTCTTGGTGCAACGCGCAGGCGAGCCCTTCAGAGGCAGTTGGGCGTTGCCGGGAGGATTCGTCGACATGGAAGAGACGACGGATCAAGCCGCGCTCCGCGAGCTGGAAGAAGAGACCGGCGTTCGCGATGTGTACCTCGAGCAGCTCTATACCTTCAGCGGCGTGGACCGGGACCCACGGGAGCGCGTCGTTAGCGTGGCATACTACGCCCTCGTCAAGTTGAGCGAGCACGCGGTCCGCGCGGCGACGGACGCCAGCGACGCCGCCTGGTTCAGCGTCGAGGAGGCGACGAAGCTAGCGTTCGACCACGACGAGATCGTAGCAACGGCGCGAGAGCGCCTCCGTGGCAAGGTGCGCTACCAGCCCATCGGCTTCGAGCTCTTGCCGGAGAAGTTCACACTGACTCAGCTGCAGCGCCTCTACGAAATCGTACTCGACACGGAGCTCGACAAGCGCAACTTCCGCAAGAAGATCCTGGCAATGGACCTCTTGCGCTCCCTCGATGAAGTCGAAAAAGGCGTCGCCCACCGGGCCGCGCGGCTCTACCGCTTCGACCAGCGACGCTACAAGCAACTGGTGAAGCGCGGCTTCAACTTCGAGCTCTAG
- the nadE gene encoding NAD(+) synthase has protein sequence MRFLEVGAAALNQTPLDWDGNLRRIESALGQARERQVAVLALPEMCITGYGCEDAFHAPSVQRLALEVLEAILPATRGLIVAVGLPFWHQDAVYNTACLVADGEPLGLVCKRALAGDGIHYEPRWFKPWPAGARSRCKVLGRELPIGDVHFDFTPLNPPGNDPPGANYSQIESVQIGFEICEDAWVTQRPGRELSLAGVDIVLNTSASHFAFGKHQTRERLVLEGSRALGVNYVYSNLMGNESGRVIYDGGVLIASSGRLVARGPRFSLQEVALTHALVDIDLSRVHRAKVASYAPGVAAEGRVHCEFRPPLSAPRPQPTPQPDWEHDAENLKSEEFSRAVTLGLFDYMRKSRSKGFVVSLSGGADSTAVAALCRMSLDRATQELGAPELEQRLDYWPELFDHGVPRPEAWLTTVYQATKNSSDTTRDAAASVAAALQATHHFLDIESLARGYVELIEGAMDQLLDWQHHDIPLQNIQARARAPGVWLIANLRRALLLSTSNRSEAAVGYATMDGDTAGGLSPIAGIDKAYLLAWLRWLETRGPAGYGPQPCVSVVNRLKPTAELRPEAAAQTDETDLMPYPVLDYIERAAIRDARSPADIYGLLAVHFPQYSRPEHLIWLERFFRLWSQNQWKRERYAPSFHLDDENLDPKTWCRFPILSGSYARELRELRAAAEAEAT, from the coding sequence ATGAGGTTCTTGGAAGTTGGTGCAGCCGCACTCAATCAGACTCCTCTCGACTGGGACGGCAATCTACGCCGCATCGAGAGCGCACTCGGGCAAGCTCGAGAACGCCAAGTCGCTGTGCTCGCGCTGCCAGAGATGTGCATCACGGGCTACGGGTGTGAGGACGCTTTTCACGCGCCCTCGGTGCAGCGCCTGGCGCTCGAAGTGCTGGAGGCAATCCTACCGGCTACCCGCGGCCTGATCGTCGCCGTTGGGCTACCGTTCTGGCACCAGGACGCGGTGTACAACACCGCCTGCCTGGTAGCCGATGGTGAACCACTCGGTCTCGTCTGCAAGCGCGCCCTCGCGGGCGACGGCATCCACTACGAGCCGCGCTGGTTCAAGCCGTGGCCCGCCGGCGCACGTAGCCGCTGCAAAGTACTGGGGAGAGAGCTACCGATCGGTGACGTTCATTTCGACTTCACTCCACTGAATCCTCCCGGCAATGACCCACCAGGTGCCAACTACAGTCAAATCGAGTCGGTGCAGATCGGCTTCGAGATCTGTGAGGACGCTTGGGTGACGCAGCGCCCTGGCCGTGAACTGTCCCTCGCCGGGGTGGACATCGTGCTCAACACCAGCGCGAGCCACTTTGCATTCGGGAAACACCAGACCCGTGAGCGCCTGGTGCTCGAAGGCTCGCGCGCGCTGGGCGTGAACTACGTCTACTCCAACCTGATGGGCAACGAATCGGGCCGCGTGATCTACGATGGCGGCGTGTTGATCGCGTCCTCGGGGCGCCTCGTGGCGCGTGGACCGCGCTTCAGCTTGCAAGAGGTTGCGCTGACTCATGCGCTGGTAGACATCGACCTGAGTCGCGTGCACCGCGCGAAGGTCGCGAGCTACGCTCCCGGCGTCGCAGCCGAAGGACGCGTTCACTGCGAGTTCCGTCCTCCTCTCAGCGCTCCTCGCCCCCAACCTACACCACAGCCAGACTGGGAGCATGACGCAGAGAACCTGAAGTCCGAAGAGTTTAGCCGTGCGGTAACGCTTGGGCTCTTTGACTACATGCGCAAGAGCCGCTCGAAGGGCTTCGTGGTGTCCCTGAGCGGCGGCGCCGATTCGACGGCCGTAGCGGCGCTCTGCAGGATGAGCCTGGACCGAGCTACACAAGAGCTGGGTGCGCCCGAACTCGAGCAGCGGCTAGACTACTGGCCGGAGCTCTTCGATCACGGCGTACCGCGGCCAGAGGCGTGGCTCACCACGGTCTACCAAGCCACGAAGAACAGCTCCGATACCACGCGCGACGCAGCAGCCAGCGTTGCCGCAGCACTCCAGGCGACTCACCACTTCCTCGACATCGAGAGCCTGGCCAGGGGCTATGTGGAGCTGATCGAGGGAGCCATGGATCAGCTGCTCGACTGGCAGCACCACGACATTCCTCTTCAGAATATCCAAGCCCGCGCGCGGGCACCTGGCGTGTGGCTGATCGCGAATCTACGCCGCGCGCTACTGCTCTCCACGAGCAACCGCTCCGAGGCAGCTGTCGGCTATGCCACCATGGACGGCGACACCGCCGGCGGGCTGTCACCCATCGCGGGCATCGACAAGGCGTACCTGCTCGCTTGGCTGCGCTGGCTGGAGACGCGCGGACCAGCGGGCTACGGACCTCAGCCCTGCGTTTCCGTGGTGAACCGGCTGAAGCCCACGGCGGAACTGCGCCCCGAGGCAGCCGCACAGACGGACGAAACCGACCTGATGCCCTACCCCGTGCTGGACTACATCGAGCGCGCTGCGATCCGCGACGCCCGCAGCCCCGCGGATATCTACGGGCTCTTGGCGGTGCACTTCCCACAGTATTCCCGACCAGAGCACCTGATCTGGCTCGAGCGCTTCTTCAGGCTGTGGAGTCAGAACCAGTGGAAGCGCGAACGCTACGCGCCGAGCTTTCATCTCGACGACGAGAACCTCGACCCGAAGACATGGTGCCGTTTCCCGATCCTGAGCGGGAGCTACGCTCGTGAGCTGCGTGAGCTACGTGCTGCAGCGGAAGCAGAGGCGACATGA
- a CDS encoding nicotinate phosphoribosyltransferase, producing MSDQVGESSATAGGATQPAHVIPSPSTGLLTDLYQLTMAQGYHHHGLAEQEAVFHLFFRSLPFQGGYAISAGLESALEELTAFRFDTEDIAYLRSLQAASGSPLFTESFLAYLRELRFTCDVDAMPEGTACFPHEPLVRVRGPLAQAQLVETMLLNAINFQTLVATKASRIASAAGDSQVLEFGLRRAQGPDGGLSASRAAYIGGCAATSNVLAGKRFGIPVRGTHAHSWVMCFDTELAAFEHYAAALPDNCIFLVDTYDTLQGVEHAIQVGLRLRENGHKMLGIRLDSGDLTALSIEARKRLDAAGLTDAAIVASDDLDEYRLAELKAKGAQIGVWGVGTRLVTAFDQPALGGVYKLAALRPDPRSDWQFKLKLSEVPIKTSIAGVLDVARFELDGQVCLDLLYDAGLSEAPKSSRERVSPWSGTRLHSEQRLDPPATATWRSLLEPALRGGQRVKAPEPLAQIRARASAEVKRLPLSARQHSNNATPVAVGMEAELQRMNQRLKAEALNNQRTR from the coding sequence ATGTCGGACCAGGTTGGTGAATCGAGCGCAACAGCAGGGGGCGCGACTCAACCCGCTCACGTCATCCCCTCCCCTTCAACTGGCCTGCTGACCGATCTCTATCAGCTCACAATGGCGCAGGGCTACCACCATCACGGGCTGGCTGAGCAAGAGGCCGTGTTCCACCTCTTCTTTCGCTCGCTGCCCTTTCAAGGTGGATACGCCATCTCGGCTGGCCTCGAGTCGGCCCTCGAAGAGCTCACCGCCTTCCGCTTCGATACAGAAGACATCGCCTACCTACGCTCGCTGCAGGCAGCCAGTGGCAGTCCGCTGTTTACGGAGTCCTTCCTCGCGTACCTGCGGGAGCTGCGATTCACCTGCGACGTGGACGCGATGCCCGAAGGGACCGCGTGCTTTCCTCACGAGCCGCTGGTGCGCGTGAGGGGACCATTGGCTCAGGCACAGCTAGTCGAAACGATGTTGCTCAACGCGATCAACTTCCAAACGCTGGTTGCGACCAAGGCCTCGCGCATCGCAAGCGCAGCCGGAGACTCCCAGGTGCTGGAGTTTGGCCTACGGCGGGCACAAGGCCCCGATGGAGGGCTCAGCGCGAGCCGCGCCGCGTACATTGGTGGCTGCGCTGCGACATCGAACGTGCTCGCTGGTAAGCGCTTTGGCATCCCCGTGCGGGGGACCCACGCTCACAGCTGGGTGATGTGCTTCGACACAGAACTCGCAGCTTTCGAGCACTACGCCGCTGCCTTGCCCGACAACTGCATTTTCCTCGTGGATACTTACGACACCCTACAGGGCGTCGAGCATGCCATTCAGGTCGGGCTGCGGCTCAGGGAGAACGGCCACAAGATGCTCGGCATCCGTCTCGACTCGGGCGACTTGACTGCGCTCTCCATCGAAGCGCGCAAGCGCCTGGACGCCGCTGGGCTCACCGACGCCGCCATCGTGGCGAGTGACGACTTGGACGAGTATCGCCTCGCAGAGCTCAAGGCGAAGGGCGCGCAGATCGGGGTCTGGGGAGTCGGCACCCGCCTGGTGACTGCGTTCGACCAACCAGCTCTGGGTGGGGTCTACAAACTCGCAGCGCTCAGGCCTGACCCGCGCTCTGATTGGCAGTTCAAGCTCAAGCTGTCGGAAGTCCCCATCAAGACGTCCATCGCCGGCGTGCTCGACGTCGCCCGCTTCGAGCTGGACGGCCAGGTCTGCCTCGACTTGCTGTACGACGCAGGGCTAAGCGAGGCGCCCAAGAGCTCCCGCGAGCGCGTTTCCCCGTGGAGTGGTACCCGGCTCCACAGCGAACAGAGACTCGACCCGCCCGCCACTGCTACCTGGCGTTCTCTGCTCGAACCGGCGCTACGAGGCGGTCAGCGGGTCAAGGCGCCCGAACCCCTCGCCCAGATCCGCGCCCGCGCGTCGGCGGAGGTCAAGCGCCTTCCACTATCCGCGAGGCAACATTCAAACAACGCAACGCCCGTCGCGGTTGGTATGGAAGCAGAACTCCAGAGGATGAACCAACGCCTGAAGGCCGAGGCATTGAACAACCAGCGTACCCGCTGA